The following proteins are encoded in a genomic region of Desulfosporosinus youngiae DSM 17734:
- a CDS encoding helix-turn-helix domain-containing protein — protein sequence MNQVEGIRAVQRMQDYIEDHISEEITLKQLANAAGYSPWHSGRIFKEITGRTPFDYIRALRLTGAALVLRDEERKVIDVALDFVFDSHEGFTRAFAKEFGLPPKRYSQNTPPIQLFMPEKVFDTFRALHKGGMTMSEKKTTKTVFVQIIERPSRKVLLKRGIKARDYFGYCEEVGCDVWSMLSSVKEAIYEPIGMWLPESLIKDGTSQYVQGVEVPLAYNNAVPDGYDLIELPPCQMMVFQGEPYNDDDFMDEIGEIWQHIEKFDPKIYGFNWEPEAAPRFQLAPMGYRGYIEARPVVAVN from the coding sequence ATGAATCAGGTTGAAGGAATCAGGGCAGTGCAAAGAATGCAGGATTATATTGAGGACCATATATCCGAAGAGATTACCCTTAAGCAACTCGCCAATGCTGCCGGTTATTCTCCCTGGCACTCAGGGAGAATTTTTAAAGAGATAACTGGGAGAACCCCCTTTGACTATATTCGTGCATTAAGATTAACCGGAGCAGCTCTGGTTCTTCGTGATGAGGAACGAAAAGTAATCGATGTTGCCTTGGATTTTGTTTTTGACTCTCACGAAGGCTTTACCCGTGCTTTTGCCAAAGAATTTGGCTTACCCCCTAAAAGATATAGTCAAAACACTCCGCCCATTCAGCTTTTTATGCCTGAAAAAGTTTTCGATACCTTCCGAGCATTGCATAAAGGAGGAATGACTATGAGTGAGAAGAAAACAACCAAAACCGTATTTGTGCAAATTATTGAACGTCCGTCCAGAAAGGTACTTCTAAAGCGGGGAATCAAAGCAAGGGATTATTTTGGCTATTGCGAGGAAGTCGGCTGTGATGTGTGGTCAATGCTTTCAAGTGTTAAAGAAGCAATTTATGAACCCATTGGAATGTGGCTGCCGGAAAGCCTGATCAAAGATGGTACTTCCCAATATGTACAGGGAGTGGAGGTGCCCCTTGCCTACAACAATGCTGTTCCGGACGGATATGATCTGATTGAGCTGCCGCCATGCCAGATGATGGTATTTCAGGGAGAACCTTATAACGATGATGACTTTATGGACGAAATCGGCGAAATATGGCAGCACATTGAAAAATTCGACCCCAAAATTTACGGATTTAACTGGGAACCTGAAGCAGCACCGAGATTTCAGCTTGCCCCGATGGGGTATAGAGGGTATATTGAGGCCCGGCCTGTTGTTGCTGTGAATTAA
- a CDS encoding DMT family transporter produces MNGYVLLSIAYAIWAGVGTALTAVIGILYWKEQLNIYNGVGIVLIIIGVALLNLKSTAH; encoded by the coding sequence GTGAACGGCTACGTGCTTTTGAGTATAGCTTACGCGATTTGGGCAGGCGTAGGAACTGCGTTAACGGCAGTGATTGGAATTCTATATTGGAAAGAACAACTCAATATATATAATGGCGTAGGTATAGTATTAATTATTATCGGTGTTGCACTGCTTAATTTAAAGAGTACGGCACATTAA
- a CDS encoding uroporphyrinogen decarboxylase family protein, producing the protein MPAEKDGQHQAKLKRYTTAMDMGKPDKVPIRLNPSEFVAKHVGLSPQEIYYELDKNMGSVNKFLKDFDIDAILSPPSLWWASMHDAVGAVYYRFAGRQLEENRQFQYVEGEYMEANDYDDFIADPTKWILNNFLPRIHEEFAEPGSYRANIALIKGAIGFMLNNGAMQQGGASWAQEFGVTSAISGIGKAPFDTLGDTLRGLTGVMLDMRKQPDKVTAAMDMLISHNAYFAMATAGGDTVLPAFFPLHRGSYPFLNPKQWDTFYWPSLKAVIEELWNQGKRVLFYAEGNWTPYLEKIAELPDKSIVFHVDTTDMAKAKEILGGRFCLSGNVPNTLMAYGKPEEVSEYCKRLIDEYAQDGGFIMDTGGVMQMDVKAENMEALIEATRKYGVY; encoded by the coding sequence ATGCCAGCGGAAAAAGACGGACAGCACCAAGCAAAGCTCAAACGATATACCACGGCTATGGACATGGGAAAACCGGATAAGGTTCCAATTCGGCTCAACCCCAGTGAATTTGTCGCTAAACATGTTGGTTTAAGCCCTCAGGAAATCTATTACGAATTGGACAAAAACATGGGATCTGTTAACAAGTTCCTGAAAGATTTTGATATTGATGCTATTCTCAGCCCTCCCAGCCTATGGTGGGCTTCGATGCATGATGCGGTGGGAGCGGTTTATTACCGCTTTGCCGGCAGACAATTGGAAGAAAACCGTCAATTCCAATATGTTGAAGGCGAGTACATGGAAGCCAATGACTATGACGATTTTATTGCTGACCCAACCAAATGGATTCTGAATAATTTTCTGCCGCGAATTCATGAGGAGTTCGCAGAACCCGGTTCCTACCGTGCCAATATTGCTTTAATCAAAGGCGCCATCGGTTTCATGCTGAATAATGGGGCTATGCAGCAGGGCGGAGCTTCCTGGGCCCAGGAATTTGGGGTCACTTCGGCTATATCCGGAATTGGCAAAGCACCCTTTGATACCTTAGGGGATACCCTGCGCGGTTTGACGGGAGTTATGCTGGACATGCGTAAACAGCCGGATAAAGTAACAGCAGCTATGGACATGTTAATTTCCCATAATGCTTATTTTGCAATGGCCACAGCAGGAGGAGATACGGTTTTACCAGCCTTCTTCCCCCTTCACCGCGGCAGTTATCCTTTCCTTAATCCTAAACAATGGGATACTTTCTATTGGCCGAGTCTCAAAGCAGTGATTGAGGAACTGTGGAACCAGGGAAAACGGGTGCTCTTTTATGCCGAAGGCAACTGGACGCCCTATCTGGAAAAAATCGCCGAGTTGCCGGATAAAAGCATTGTTTTTCATGTCGATACTACGGATATGGCTAAGGCCAAAGAAATCCTGGGCGGAAGATTCTGCCTGAGCGGCAATGTTCCCAACACCTTGATGGCTTACGGAAAACCGGAAGAGGTCAGTGAGTACTGTAAACGCTTAATTGACGAATACGCCCAGGACGGCGGCTTTATCATGGATACCGGCGGGGTTATGCAGATGGATGTAAAGGCCGAAAACATGGAAGCTTTAATAGAAGCGACTAGGAAGTACGGGGTGTACTAA
- a CDS encoding response regulator transcription factor, producing MHKILIVEDDSVIARAIKNHMGTWGWEGECVTDFERVMSLFVSYNPQLVLLDISLPFYNGYHWCSEIRKVSKVPIIFISSAADNMNIVMAVNMGGDDFIAKPFNLSVLTAKVQAMLRRTYDFAGQTDLLEHRGAILNTGDASLTYNDIKVELSKNDYKILKMLLENKGKAVGREAIMARLWETDSYIDENTLTVNMTRLRKKLERAGLAGFIVTKKGIGYMVT from the coding sequence ATGCATAAGATCCTGATTGTCGAAGACGATTCCGTCATTGCCAGAGCGATTAAAAACCATATGGGGACATGGGGGTGGGAAGGGGAATGTGTGACCGACTTCGAGCGGGTGATGTCTCTGTTTGTCTCCTACAATCCCCAGCTTGTGCTCCTGGACATCTCGCTGCCTTTTTACAATGGCTACCACTGGTGCAGCGAGATCCGCAAGGTGTCCAAGGTACCGATCATCTTTATCTCCTCCGCTGCCGATAATATGAACATCGTCATGGCGGTTAATATGGGCGGTGACGATTTTATTGCCAAGCCTTTTAACCTGAGTGTCCTGACGGCCAAGGTGCAGGCCATGCTGCGCCGGACCTATGATTTTGCCGGACAGACCGATTTGTTGGAGCACCGGGGAGCCATCCTCAATACCGGCGATGCATCCTTAACCTATAACGACATCAAGGTTGAGCTGAGCAAGAACGATTATAAGATCCTGAAAATGCTGCTGGAGAATAAAGGGAAGGCAGTCGGCCGTGAAGCAATCATGGCCCGCCTGTGGGAAACGGACAGTTATATTGACGAAAACACCCTGACGGTCAACATGACCCGGCTGCGCAAAAAACTGGAGAGGGCAGGGCTGGCCGGCTTTATTGTAACCAAAAAAGGGATAGGGTATATGGTGACGTGA
- a CDS encoding ASKHA domain-containing protein — protein sequence MVDVTFLPSSQKVSVPQGSTILQAAIEAGVRVESTCGGKGTCGKCKVQLSMKHLSPISKVETRFLSAMELEEGFVLACQRELHTNTVVKVQEQKEVLSRKTDLKSTKEKVALALSLSKHFLSLTPPGVEDQTPDWERVTNALPFRDIPFDRSLAATLPSVLRRENFRVTVVLDHREIVSIEPGDTRSRSFGLAIDIGTTTVVAYLLDLNQGIVLGNAAVTNPQAVFGADVISRITHAASNPNGLLQLQEKVIGGLNHLIGDLCQKYGVKAEEIYQATVVGNTTMSHLFLGIDPTYLAPAPFIPVFCQPVEIKAKELGLKILAAGKVFVLPNVAGYVGSDTIGAALAVKIDQLSGITLVIDIGTNGEMILAGKGKLFTCSTAAGPAFEGAEIKFGMRAAEGAIEGVRIREDVELKIIADARPRGICGSGLIDAIAEMARVGILDKSGRMAGTPTVLEQLSPKLRARIRGKEFVLVWAGETEMGEDIVLTQKDIRELQLAKAAIMAGVRILLKEMDVEMNEIQQVLLAGAFGNFIKKESALGIGLLPKLPPERISAIGNAAGDGAKMALLSVEERERAKKIALQAEHIELSNKKEFQDQFIKSLGF from the coding sequence ATGGTTGACGTTACTTTTTTACCCTCCAGTCAAAAGGTTAGTGTTCCGCAAGGAAGCACAATTTTACAGGCGGCTATTGAAGCCGGGGTTCGCGTAGAAAGTACCTGCGGCGGAAAAGGAACCTGCGGCAAATGTAAAGTTCAACTATCAATGAAACATCTCTCACCTATTTCCAAAGTCGAAACAAGGTTTTTAAGTGCAATGGAACTGGAAGAGGGCTTTGTGTTAGCCTGTCAACGTGAACTACACACGAATACCGTTGTTAAGGTGCAAGAACAAAAAGAGGTTTTAAGCAGAAAAACGGATTTAAAATCAACCAAGGAAAAAGTCGCTTTAGCCCTAAGTTTAAGCAAGCATTTTCTTTCGCTTACACCTCCCGGTGTTGAGGACCAAACCCCGGATTGGGAGCGGGTTACAAATGCTTTACCATTCCGGGATATTCCATTTGATCGATCCCTGGCAGCGACGCTGCCCTCCGTATTGCGCCGGGAAAATTTTCGTGTAACTGTGGTTCTTGATCACCGGGAGATTGTTTCCATCGAGCCGGGGGATACCCGCAGCCGCTCTTTTGGCCTGGCAATCGATATTGGGACGACAACAGTAGTAGCCTACCTTCTGGATCTTAATCAAGGTATCGTACTCGGGAATGCTGCTGTGACAAATCCGCAAGCCGTTTTCGGGGCAGATGTTATCTCACGGATTACTCACGCCGCCAGTAATCCCAATGGACTTTTACAACTGCAGGAAAAAGTAATCGGCGGCCTTAACCACCTAATTGGGGATCTATGTCAAAAGTATGGGGTAAAAGCGGAAGAAATTTATCAGGCGACGGTGGTGGGCAATACCACGATGAGCCACCTGTTTTTAGGCATAGATCCGACTTATCTGGCCCCCGCACCCTTTATTCCGGTTTTCTGTCAACCGGTTGAGATAAAGGCCAAAGAATTGGGGCTCAAGATTCTGGCTGCCGGCAAGGTATTTGTTTTACCGAATGTAGCCGGTTATGTGGGCTCGGATACCATAGGGGCCGCTCTGGCCGTAAAGATCGATCAGTTATCGGGGATAACCCTGGTTATTGATATCGGCACGAACGGAGAAATGATTCTAGCGGGCAAGGGTAAGCTATTTACTTGCTCGACTGCGGCCGGTCCGGCCTTTGAAGGTGCCGAGATTAAATTTGGCATGCGTGCAGCCGAGGGAGCCATTGAAGGAGTTAGGATCCGGGAAGATGTAGAACTTAAGATTATAGCGGACGCCAGGCCTAGAGGAATTTGCGGTTCGGGACTTATTGACGCCATAGCTGAGATGGCCCGGGTTGGCATTTTAGACAAATCCGGGCGCATGGCCGGAACTCCAACCGTGTTAGAACAGCTCTCTCCCAAATTACGAGCGCGAATACGCGGAAAAGAATTTGTCCTTGTCTGGGCCGGTGAAACGGAAATGGGTGAGGACATTGTTTTAACTCAAAAGGATATAAGAGAACTGCAGTTAGCTAAGGCCGCGATTATGGCAGGAGTCAGGATCTTGTTAAAGGAAATGGATGTTGAAATGAACGAAATCCAGCAAGTCCTCTTAGCCGGGGCCTTTGGCAACTTTATTAAAAAGGAAAGTGCTTTAGGTATCGGCTTGCTGCCGAAACTGCCCCCTGAGCGGATATCGGCAATCGGTAATGCCGCCGGCGATGGGGCAAAGATGGCCTTACTGTCCGTTGAAGAAAGAGAAAGAGCCAAAAAAATCGCCCTCCAGGCGGAACACATTGAGCTTTCCAATAAGAAGGAATTTCAGGATCAATTTATTAAGTCGCTGGGATTTTGA
- a CDS encoding sigma-54 interaction domain-containing protein, with product MGYESTESEKPGMLSNELRAVLDSVYNGIIAVDINGKITYINETARKFMEGGEEIIGRDVNELIPLSEIKDVLHSAEPQYGVKLQIGDRTVLTNRTPIIINGQITGAVSSFIDITDLELVSHQIHSVQELNSELSALIDSSADGLVISDGKGCIIRMNKAYRLMLGIPLEENFTGQPVTELVTRGYLSELVTAKVLQTLNSATMIQEIKGREILFTGTPVFNTKGEVVRVIANIRDLTELNSLRRNLHKFSQEMDSYRSELSRLKIKAFEEGFIFNSPEIRKIVELSIRVAPVDTNVLITGESGVGKEIITRMIREASKRSAGPFIKINCGALSPGLIESELFGYEEGAFTGASKKGKPGIFELAFNGTLFLDEVGELPLDLQVKLLRVIQEKEITRLGGTQSIPVDVRLITATNRNLEQMVKEGTFRQDLYYRLNVVNIYVPPLRERVTDIPMLAEYFMRKFSKQYNLNRKISPELMQAFTEHDWPGNIRELENTIERMVILSPDEGIDPSLFNGSKEITAADPLPLSLLKDALAETEKKMILQAYHLSKSTRKAAAMLGINQSTVVRKLKLYRKESLVMPGNITD from the coding sequence ATGGGCTATGAAAGTACAGAGAGCGAGAAGCCAGGAATGCTTAGCAATGAACTTCGAGCTGTGCTTGACTCAGTCTACAATGGAATTATCGCTGTTGATATCAATGGCAAAATAACCTATATCAACGAAACTGCCAGGAAGTTTATGGAAGGCGGAGAAGAAATTATCGGGCGTGATGTCAATGAACTTATTCCTTTGTCTGAGATCAAGGATGTTTTACATAGTGCAGAGCCCCAATATGGAGTTAAGCTGCAGATTGGGGATAGAACCGTATTAACCAATCGCACGCCCATAATAATTAATGGGCAAATAACCGGAGCGGTAAGTTCTTTTATAGATATTACCGACCTGGAATTGGTCTCTCACCAAATCCATTCTGTTCAGGAACTGAATAGCGAACTCAGCGCCTTGATCGATTCTTCGGCTGACGGTTTAGTCATTTCAGATGGTAAAGGCTGCATAATCCGCATGAACAAGGCCTACCGCTTAATGCTTGGCATCCCCCTTGAGGAGAATTTTACAGGACAACCTGTCACAGAACTTGTCACAAGAGGTTACTTATCAGAACTTGTCACAGCTAAAGTACTCCAAACCCTTAACTCCGCTACGATGATTCAGGAAATTAAGGGTAGGGAAATTCTCTTTACAGGGACCCCTGTTTTCAATACCAAGGGCGAGGTAGTACGTGTCATTGCCAATATACGGGACCTCACTGAACTAAATTCCCTGCGGCGGAATCTTCATAAATTTTCTCAAGAGATGGATAGCTATCGCTCTGAACTATCCCGCTTAAAGATAAAAGCCTTTGAGGAGGGCTTTATCTTTAATAGCCCTGAAATCCGAAAAATTGTGGAATTATCCATTCGTGTGGCGCCGGTGGATACCAATGTGCTGATCACCGGGGAATCCGGCGTAGGCAAGGAAATTATAACCCGGATGATTCGGGAAGCAAGCAAGCGATCCGCCGGACCTTTTATTAAAATTAATTGCGGAGCTCTCTCCCCAGGTCTGATCGAGTCGGAACTGTTCGGTTATGAGGAAGGAGCCTTTACAGGGGCCTCCAAGAAGGGCAAACCCGGAATCTTTGAGCTTGCTTTCAATGGAACCTTATTCCTCGATGAAGTGGGTGAACTTCCCCTTGACCTTCAAGTCAAGTTACTGAGAGTGATTCAGGAAAAGGAGATTACCCGCCTGGGCGGGACCCAAAGTATTCCTGTTGACGTGCGCTTGATTACAGCGACAAACCGCAATTTAGAGCAAATGGTTAAAGAGGGGACGTTCCGCCAGGATCTTTATTATCGCTTAAATGTTGTCAATATTTATGTCCCGCCTCTCCGCGAACGCGTAACCGATATTCCTATGTTGGCGGAATACTTTATGCGTAAATTCTCGAAGCAATATAATCTTAACCGCAAGATTTCTCCGGAACTCATGCAGGCTTTTACGGAACATGATTGGCCGGGAAACATTCGTGAACTTGAAAATACCATTGAACGAATGGTAATTTTAAGCCCTGATGAAGGGATCGATCCTTCTTTATTTAATGGCTCTAAAGAAATAACTGCCGCAGATCCGCTTCCCCTCAGTCTTTTGAAAGATGCCTTAGCCGAAACCGAGAAGAAAATGATCTTACAAGCCTATCATTTGAGCAAAAGTACCAGGAAAGCCGCT
- a CDS encoding sensor histidine kinase, with the protein MKEISLWAAGRQYLRGHSKGVLLYCIFAGVFALVFYLYQLPAEAVLYAALLCAVLGLLVLTADFHGYYQRCRVLRDLRKQIMFSLEGLPEAKGLLEEEYQELIAALYRDKIRLVSRADNERSDLVDYYTLWAHQIKTPIAAMGLLLQSLPLAEDRSTAQSMEQNSELAMELFKIEQYVEMVLQYLRLESPSSDFVLKRYALDDIVRQAVRKYAKMFIRKKIILDFSQLNCDVLTDEKWLVFVIEQILSNALKYTQEGKISIYMARDGTKTLVIADTGIGIAGEDLPRVFEKGFTGYNGRRDKKSTGIGLYLCKRILTKLSHTIVIEGEPGKGTKVKLGLDTVDTVLE; encoded by the coding sequence ATGAAAGAAATCAGTCTATGGGCAGCGGGGAGGCAGTACCTCCGGGGGCATAGCAAGGGCGTCCTTTTGTACTGTATCTTTGCCGGTGTCTTTGCCTTGGTGTTTTATCTGTATCAGCTTCCGGCGGAAGCGGTGCTCTATGCAGCTTTGCTCTGTGCCGTTCTGGGCCTCCTGGTCCTGACGGCGGATTTTCACGGCTATTATCAGCGCTGCAGAGTGCTCCGGGATTTGCGGAAACAGATCATGTTCAGCCTGGAAGGGCTTCCTGAGGCTAAGGGCTTATTGGAAGAGGAGTATCAGGAACTGATCGCCGCCCTATACCGGGATAAAATCAGGCTGGTTTCCCGGGCCGATAATGAGCGGAGCGATCTGGTGGATTATTATACCCTGTGGGCCCATCAGATCAAAACTCCTATCGCCGCCATGGGCCTCCTTCTCCAGTCCCTCCCCTTGGCGGAGGACCGGAGTACTGCTCAGAGTATGGAGCAGAATAGCGAGCTGGCCATGGAGCTGTTCAAAATTGAACAGTATGTGGAAATGGTGCTCCAATACCTGCGGCTGGAGAGTCCTTCCTCCGATTTTGTGCTGAAACGCTATGCTCTGGACGATATCGTCCGGCAGGCGGTGCGCAAATATGCCAAGATGTTTATCCGCAAGAAAATCATCCTGGATTTCTCCCAGTTGAACTGTGACGTACTGACCGATGAAAAGTGGCTGGTGTTTGTGATTGAGCAGATCTTGTCCAATGCTTTGAAGTACACCCAGGAGGGGAAGATCTCCATTTATATGGCAAGAGACGGCACCAAAACCCTGGTGATCGCCGATACAGGGATAGGCATTGCCGGGGAAGACCTGCCCCGGGTCTTTGAAAAAGGCTTTACCGGTTATAACGGCAGAAGGGATAAAAAGTCTACAGGGATCGGTCTCTATCTGTGTAAGCGGATTCTGACCAAGCTGTCCCATACCATTGTGATTGAAGGGGAGCCGGGCAAAGGCACGAAAGTCAAGCTCGGCCTGGATACGGTGGATACAGTGCTGGAGTGA
- a CDS encoding pirin family protein — protein sequence MERKISQQVRGYRTKDGAGVSLVRVLGNGTVQEYDPILMLDSFDSTNPDDYTAGFPMHPHRGIETISYVYRGFMTHRDSLGNEDTIGDGEVQWMTAGSGIMHEEKLPAAKRMLGVQLWLNLPAKDKMAPPAYHSIKNSEIEEIKFDGGKLRLLAGEFEGRKGYMSKYLPLNYYDLHLNSKASIVLNTENERSVMVFTLLGDAYIGGNLVKEKTAVKLTSGDEAEIRATDEKAQVLFISSKRLAEPVAWGGPIVMNTKEELNTAFDELQKGTFIQNKISY from the coding sequence ATGGAAAGAAAAATCAGTCAACAGGTTAGAGGCTATAGAACAAAGGACGGAGCCGGAGTGAGTTTGGTCAGGGTATTGGGAAACGGAACGGTTCAGGAATATGATCCGATTTTGATGCTCGATTCCTTTGATAGCACAAATCCGGATGACTACACTGCGGGATTTCCAATGCATCCCCACAGAGGTATTGAAACAATTAGTTATGTGTATCGTGGATTTATGACTCATAGGGACAGCTTAGGAAATGAGGATACAATAGGTGATGGAGAAGTACAATGGATGACAGCGGGTTCTGGTATTATGCATGAAGAAAAATTGCCGGCTGCCAAGCGGATGCTTGGTGTGCAGCTTTGGCTGAACCTTCCCGCAAAGGACAAAATGGCTCCTCCGGCCTATCACAGTATCAAAAACTCGGAAATTGAGGAAATAAAGTTTGATGGGGGCAAACTTAGACTGTTGGCGGGCGAATTTGAGGGAAGAAAAGGATATATGAGCAAATATCTTCCGCTTAACTATTACGATTTGCACCTCAACTCCAAGGCCTCGATTGTTTTGAATACAGAAAATGAGCGCTCTGTCATGGTGTTTACCCTTTTGGGGGACGCGTATATCGGGGGTAATCTGGTAAAGGAAAAGACGGCAGTAAAACTTACCTCTGGAGACGAGGCAGAGATAAGGGCTACCGATGAAAAAGCCCAAGTTTTATTCATAAGTTCAAAGCGACTGGCTGAACCGGTGGCTTGGGGCGGTCCTATCGTAATGAACACAAAAGAAGAATTGAATACAGCGTTTGATGAATTACAAAAAGGCACATTTATACAAAATAAAATCTCTTACTGA